The genome window AGCGCGAGCTCGGCGACAGTGCCTAGCACTACTGGTGCGATGACGTGTTGAATCGGCTGTTGGCGCTTATTGTTGACGTTGACGGAAGTCTCTTGGTTGTGGATTGGATTGTGTAAGCCAGCATCGCTGGCGCCTGGGCCACTCGTGTAGAGCCAGCGTGTGGCGTTGGCATAGGTGGAGGCAGTATCTTCAGACGGCACAAACTGAGTGTTGGTTGTAGCAAAAGGCCCCGGGCCACGTGGTTCAAATGCGGTGCTATTATCAGTCGGATCGGTAAAACCAGCCGGGCCGTCGTTGTTGATGTTTTTGATGTAATAATAGTTGCTGGTGCTATTGTAGTCGCCGACTTGATCCTCTGCGGGCGCGGAGCCATCGCCGAAGCCTGCTAGCCATAGTGGATAGGGGCGATAGCTATTGGCATAGGATTGCGCGACATCCCACAGTCCACCTTTGAGATAGTAGTCGCTATTAGTGCGCACCCACCACATCGGACGTCCCGCTAGGGTGGTGTCAAACTGATCGCCGAGCCCGCGCGAGAGATCCTTCTTTAAGCCGCCATCGCGAACATTGGACAACACACCAAAACTATGTGCTGTCCAATGATCCGCCAGTTCGATGATTTTTTCTTCTTTCTGAGTGGGGCTATAACTGGTGCTGCTTAAAATGTTACTGGTGTCGAAGTATTTTGATAGGTCTTCCTTCCAGTCATCATCACTGAGGCTGAGCTCGGTCCATTGGTTGAAGGCCGGGCTGAAGTTGTTCGCAAGGGCGAGTAAATCTTCTTCAGTCGTGCCAGCAGGGGCAAAGCTCTCGTTGCTGTTTATTTTTATTTTCACACCTTCATCGCCGATCCACCAAGCGTATCCGCCAGTGGTGGCGCCTGCGTCAAGGATGGGCACCACACCGGCCTCGGTTTCGATCGTGATTACGCCGGGGCGCCCTGTGGCGAGGCGTTGCTTCGTGCGTAGCAGTGCGACCGTGCCGAGGCTGGGGTTGATGCTCTCCAGATCTAGCGTGTCGAGTGAGGTGATTGGCTGTTCGGAAGAGAGTAGCCATTCTGGGCCATTCTCCCACGTCAGGGCATTGATTCCGGTGGCGGCATCTTGTGCAGTGCTGTTGTTCGCACCTTTTCGCACGCTCCACTTGTGGATGTCAGTCGCGCTGAGATTCGCATCGATCTGGTTTGCAATATCATTTGATTTCCAGACTCCAGTCACTAGCTTCTGGCTATCAGCGATAGTCGCTCGATCACTTAGGATGTCAGCCGTTGCAGTGATGCGCGCATCTGGGCCAGCGGTCTTTTGTAGGTCAGCTAAAGCGATGTTGAGACCCAATAGCGCATTCTGACGTGCCGATTGAATCTTTGTATTCCGCGCGGACTGTTCGGTCTCAACCTGTATTAAAGTGACCATGCTCAGAATCAGCAATAGCACGAATGCCATCAGTGACAGTGCGATTACCAATGCAAAGCCGTCATTTCTTTTATTACTGTGGATAGTCATTCTAGGAGGTAGTAGATTCTTGGAGGGGAGTATTGAAATAATACTCATCTCTAGTTGAGGTATGTCAACCAAAAGAAGTATAATGAGCATTTATTGACATAAATATCAACGTGGGATACATAATAACTTCAATGATTTGCTATTGAGATCCCTTGTTTAACAGGGGCAGGTGGACCCTCCCAAGGCTTACATTGAGCATTTGCTGGGTGAATGGCCAAACTGCTTTTTGAAGGCTCGCGAGAAGTAATAGACGGACGAGTAGCCGAGTTCGCTTGCGGTTTCTGAGATGCTTCGTTGCTCGCGTATTAACAAATCGCGCGCGCGGTTGAGCTTGATCGTATTCTCGAACTCACGAGGTGAGTAGCCGGTCTCTTTTTTGAATGCGAATCGAAAGCGCGAATAGCTGACACCCAATTCACTTGCGAGGGCTTCAAGGTTAGTATGCGTCGATAAGTTGTTCAGCATCGTAGCCTTTGCCAGAATCACCAGCTCTGCATCTTTACTCTGTGACCTACCGACAGTTAGCGCACCTGATTTAAGAAATGCGAGTATGAGGGGCACATGACTCGCGAGCACTTGCTCCTTGGCGGCGATGGGTTGCTGTATCCAGTGTAGAATTTGATCGAAGTGCTTGATCAATGCATCGCCCTGGGCGACCTTGCAGATCGGCTCCTCAGGCGAGAAAAAAGACCCCATGATGCGGCTCGCTTCGCGGCCAAGGAACCCCGTCCAATACTCCGACCAGCCAGTTTCTGGATCAGGCTTATAGCGATGCCATTCATTCGGGAACAGCAATATGGCATCGCCACTATTGACTATCGTCTCCGACAGGGAGCGCGATTCGAAGGTGCCAGACCCTTTAGTGATGTAGACGACCTGAAATTCGTCCAAGGTTCGACGACCATCTGTGTCAAAAAGGTGACTCAATGGGTGACCTGTATGGGGGTATTTTGAATGCGGCGGCACGCTTTGGCGCCCCGCGTGAATTAACCTCCAGCCCCATTCCTTTGCCTGCTGGTCTGTTGGGAGGTAGCGACTGAAACTTTGCGGACTATGAGACATGAACTCATTGAGTTTAGTAATGTCAAAAAGTGCAAATACAATGTCAGAGGGTGTATTCCAATTGTTAGTATATGGGGGTATAATTTGGCGTTTTAACCAATCCTGTAGAACTATGTTTACTCAAGTAAAAGAATTGTATGCGTCGCTAGGCGTTGATGTGGAGCAGGCCCTAGAGGCCATGGCAAAGACGCCGATTTCATTACACTGCTGGCAAGGCGATGATGTTGTCGGCTTTGAGGCTGGCGCTGGTGCGCTTGGTAGTGGCCTCGCCGTCACGGGGAACTATCCTGGCAAGGCGCGCACGATTGCTGAATTACGTCAGGACTTGGAGAAAGTCCTCTCTATGCTGCCAGGGAAGCATCGTTTAAACCTACATGCGATTTACGGTGATTTTGGCGACGAATCTGTCGATCGCGATCAGATTGAAGTGAAGCATTTTCAGAGCTGGATTGATTGGGCGAAGGAGCAAGGGATTGGGCTGGATTTCAATCCATCTTGTTTCTCGCATCCGAAGGCAGATGATGGCCTGACGTTGAGCCACCCCGATCCAGAAATCCGTGCTTTCTGGATTGAGCATTGTAAGCGTAGTCGAGTGATCAGTGCAGCGATGGGCGAGCAACTCGGAACTGCTAGTGTGATGAATGTCTGGGTGCCAGATGGTATGAAGGATATGCCGGCGGATCGTCAGAGCTACCGCCAGCGATTGTCTGACAGTTTGGATGAAGTCTTTTCTGAAAAACTAAACCCTGCGCACCATATTGATGCGGTGGAGTGTAAGCTCTTTGGTATTGGGTCGGAGAGTATGGTGGTTGGCTCGCATGAATTCTACATGGGGTATGCGATCAAAAATCAGACTGCGCTTTGCCTCGACGCAGGTCACTTCCATCCGACCGAAGGAATTGCAGATAAGATTTCTTCCGTGATGATGTATGTGCCAGAGTTGTTGCTGCACGTGTCTCGCGGTGTGCGGTGGGACAGTGACCATGTGGTGCTGTTCGACGATCAAACGCAGGCAATTATGCAGGAACTCGTCCGCTGCGACGTGCTGCCGCGCACTCACATTGGTCTCGATTTCTTCGATGCATCGATCAACCGAATCGGCGCATGGGCGATCGGCACGCGTGCCGCTCAGAAGTCTTTGCTCCTTGCGTTGCTGGAACCTCGCGAGCAATTGCGAGCAGCAGAACTTGCTGGTGATTATACCACACGCTTAGCCCTGCTTGAGCAAGCGAAGGCATTGCCATGGTCGGTGATCTGGGAGGAGTTCTGTAAGCGTAATGAAGTTCCAGGTGAGATGGCACTTCTAGATGCGGTTAAGCATTACGAAGCCACCGTTCTTGCTGGTCGTTGCTAATGGTGTGTGGCACAAAAAAACGGAGCACGTCT of Lentimonas sp. CC4 contains these proteins:
- a CDS encoding AraC family transcriptional regulator, which gives rise to MSHSPQSFSRYLPTDQQAKEWGWRLIHAGRQSVPPHSKYPHTGHPLSHLFDTDGRRTLDEFQVVYITKGSGTFESRSLSETIVNSGDAILLFPNEWHRYKPDPETGWSEYWTGFLGREASRIMGSFFSPEEPICKVAQGDALIKHFDQILHWIQQPIAAKEQVLASHVPLILAFLKSGALTVGRSQSKDAELVILAKATMLNNLSTHTNLEALASELGVSYSRFRFAFKKETGYSPREFENTIKLNRARDLLIREQRSISETASELGYSSVYYFSRAFKKQFGHSPSKCSM
- a CDS encoding L-rhamnose isomerase, which produces MFTQVKELYASLGVDVEQALEAMAKTPISLHCWQGDDVVGFEAGAGALGSGLAVTGNYPGKARTIAELRQDLEKVLSMLPGKHRLNLHAIYGDFGDESVDRDQIEVKHFQSWIDWAKEQGIGLDFNPSCFSHPKADDGLTLSHPDPEIRAFWIEHCKRSRVISAAMGEQLGTASVMNVWVPDGMKDMPADRQSYRQRLSDSLDEVFSEKLNPAHHIDAVECKLFGIGSESMVVGSHEFYMGYAIKNQTALCLDAGHFHPTEGIADKISSVMMYVPELLLHVSRGVRWDSDHVVLFDDQTQAIMQELVRCDVLPRTHIGLDFFDASINRIGAWAIGTRAAQKSLLLALLEPREQLRAAELAGDYTTRLALLEQAKALPWSVIWEEFCKRNEVPGEMALLDAVKHYEATVLAGRC